Proteins found in one Brevibacillus brevis genomic segment:
- a CDS encoding S8 family serine peptidase yields the protein MNSTFIRSISICNVFILLSLLFLQMVPEQVRATEKSKTYLIGFKDSKRTKRSAIQGTSVQQLSSKIMVATLTESEREELSQDPNVAYMEEDSDTELAEIDLAEKQEIPWGVEHVGALQAHSKNYVGKNVKIGILDTGISRHEDLKVSGGISYVEGEPDYDDAHGHGTAVAGVIAGKDNHLGIVGVAPEAEIYSIKVLDENGHGKYSSMIQGIEWAIQNGMNIVSISAGGAVDSRALHDQIKRANEHGILVIAAAGNRGLGEDTQLFPAQYPETLSVGSVDRDNQRADTSSVGAGLDLMAPGVDILSTSLHKGYELRSGTSLAAPHVAGAAAVIWSKKGKATNDEVRDILVESATPLGEPRFYGKGLVNLEKALELGNTDTLGIQAIESSPNELAISVGQSYPLKIKAKLTDDTTKDITEEAKYVSNDEKIATVKPTGLVTATGIGETRLVVTFEDKTIEIPVVVSENVALTPRGGLDKPENGELIVGAYELKGWYLNPAGVSQISIMVDGIKVGEATYGDPRPDIEAKYPAYQNGNAGFHFNLDTREMSVGLHTITLAIQNKNGEQTVIEGNTFYIGNKQPVEGLHADVSKLELTAENTHQLVVSTILEDKTLKDVTMLAEYTSSDENIVTVSPTGFVKATGMGTASVTIRYEGQTITIPVTIQEKIALIPRWEVESPADHSTMTGASLIKGWYLDPAGVAKIEVHADGKLVGEALYGQSRPDIAKAYPAYQNASSGFQYFLDTAQMTEGQHTITVMAVNQEGKEQVLAERPVSIERAQPAKSIAANVSKVELSQGNTQQLTVSAVLENDQIRDVTREVKYTLEDSTVASISNHGILTGLRIGQTTVIVDYQGQVLTIPISVKAAAGVSQGGLDSPLDNATISGVYPVIGWFIASSGVSSIEVLVDGVVIGEATYGVPRPEIEITDISLPGSNVGFHYSLDTGLFQKGKHTISVRGTAKDGNQTMLGSRTVQMVELLPAIGLHVDITELQLSQGKTHPLTVKAELEDQSKQDVTRLAIYTVEDPSVAKVSPDGVVTALAQGNTSLTIKYGNQNIKIPIVITAAEVRKAIGEIETPANDAIINGTYTIAGWFLHPSTPTRYQVVLDGKEVGQANSGIARPDIALLHPDYKNTHAGFSYTVDLSELQSGHHTVTVVVTDSEGKQYPLPEKSFVVGEVAAADSLKHTESGISLAKSSMQKLQITATTAGQSPRDVTAHAIYSYENANVIHVSPLGIVTGLEVGMTKIVVSYGGQTLTIPVVVTETDSGPLVAKGQIDIPIDKAEIGGTTTIQGWLLDPDGVAKIEVLVDGQLQGTAVYGGPRPDIFALYPRYENPNAGFQYLLHTMSFNEGEHKITVRVTNKKGVESLVFDKEVTVGPVTGITTNLPKIDLEKEKTVSLTVVASYRDKSTKDVTGAVTYAIQDPAIAKVDATGVITGLAPGNTVLSVTYAGIVQQVPVHVKGGALMATGAIDAPGENEQISGSYNLTGWFMTSGEVEKIEVLMDGVALGEAKYGLDRPDILRMYPEAPPVKPGFSYLLEVNDLDLGQHQLTVVVTEKDGKQTSMEKAITIVKPIHDKYTYWLQFSDQQGKDNWSYQEVSGDRHADLTWNKQTEEWKSHHDTAIGNTWIRVGSSNPVIKWEAPRSGKIQVSGWISKIQIDEGDGVNVRLLKNDEQIWPSTGWQSIEFNDEIGVEIQEELEVEQGDALLFQVDQKESSLGDLLKWTPEITYVSNAVNDNASPQIYLTSPAVGAAVSIVDGKDVVAISGFAMDPNIGDQVNIWYQLDDEDPQELTRFTASEKHQPFLFNLPTHHLKPDVLYSLRVWAVDQKSGRSLSEKVDFTLDMRAQAEKEDIVVVAKWTSPKDGTEISKGEKVSLTWDYASYGGHSSKIESQELLIYISEGGHVTSTIREKLTGTARSYVFDTSVIEKNARVEARIRSIMPKTPAYVYGGTAKLNFSVLAANQAPVVSSTEFVTLDRGLTGTINYTLNENDVTDKIVSTKLRVGFTPGGNELGEKEELIPEASQNRQVVSRYSFPLAKEMLHQTIYWTVQAQDNRGAWTPAVNYSVRLEEALPKIVIYTPVAKRVMDLDDIFILDGTYTKLTSGETIEAKVSSSHSAKKFTTTGTTGQWELNWTGREIGSGTYENIQVTDPTVVYYYGSLTVEDKPDAPSIVNAEAETNSLKIYWSPSVGAIDYGIQIDGGGIKKVGDVTSHTITGLQPARVYTIKLWAYTSAGISSYSSSITVETKPAESNFNGMVENSPVRMYFPANEAKYMIIVAGTNGAYSFTLNNDSGLPANATISVYKAASLQAHEEIAAGANGRVNPVFVAGKTYYVKIVANDSIYATLLAKPGGEAFTFNQPKEITLQPGQTVEMIMNTTIPGKYRMMTQLKNQTNKYPVVTVLSNGNAVTPKETPTPSEINYELGMGSYTIKLSNTESDPVSVSFTVFAPLPGGTLYEYVYDQNNRIKAIKENGVESVTFIHDENGNMLKSVKHAVTLPPKGTVLHVDQEKVEVRAGSTRPIKVTATLEDGSTLDVTTQGLYSVVDSRVGFIVKGVVHGMNPGTTEARVFYGGQFKIITITVVP from the coding sequence ATGAACAGTACATTCATCCGTTCCATTAGTATTTGTAACGTATTTATCCTACTCTCTTTACTGTTTTTGCAAATGGTTCCTGAGCAGGTGCGTGCAACGGAAAAAAGCAAAACATACTTGATTGGTTTCAAAGACAGTAAACGAACAAAAAGGAGCGCTATTCAAGGAACATCTGTGCAACAACTCAGCTCCAAAATTATGGTAGCTACCTTAACTGAAAGCGAGAGGGAGGAATTATCTCAAGATCCAAATGTAGCGTACATGGAGGAAGATAGTGACACTGAGTTGGCAGAGATCGACCTGGCAGAAAAACAGGAGATCCCTTGGGGAGTCGAGCACGTAGGAGCACTTCAGGCCCATAGCAAAAATTACGTAGGTAAAAATGTGAAGATAGGAATTTTGGATACAGGCATTTCTCGTCATGAAGATTTGAAAGTGAGTGGCGGCATTTCCTATGTAGAAGGTGAACCTGATTATGATGATGCCCACGGTCATGGTACCGCTGTGGCTGGGGTGATTGCCGGTAAAGACAATCATCTTGGAATTGTAGGAGTCGCACCCGAAGCGGAAATCTATTCGATTAAAGTTCTTGATGAAAATGGTCATGGCAAGTATTCGAGTATGATTCAGGGAATAGAATGGGCCATCCAAAATGGCATGAATATCGTCTCGATCAGTGCGGGTGGGGCCGTGGACAGTCGCGCATTGCATGACCAGATAAAAAGAGCAAATGAGCATGGAATTCTGGTCATTGCAGCAGCGGGCAACCGAGGTCTTGGGGAGGATACCCAATTGTTCCCGGCACAATATCCCGAAACGTTGTCGGTAGGTTCCGTTGATCGGGATAACCAGCGTGCTGATACCTCCAGTGTAGGAGCGGGTTTGGACCTGATGGCTCCGGGCGTGGACATTTTAAGCACTTCCCTTCACAAAGGATATGAATTGCGCTCGGGTACTTCTTTAGCTGCTCCTCACGTGGCTGGTGCCGCAGCCGTCATTTGGTCGAAGAAGGGAAAGGCAACCAACGATGAAGTCCGGGATATTTTGGTCGAGAGTGCAACACCTCTTGGGGAGCCACGTTTTTATGGCAAAGGGCTGGTGAACCTGGAAAAAGCTTTGGAGTTAGGGAATACAGATACTCTCGGGATTCAGGCGATTGAATCTTCTCCTAACGAGCTGGCTATTTCCGTAGGGCAAAGCTATCCATTGAAGATCAAGGCGAAGCTGACAGATGACACGACCAAAGACATTACCGAGGAAGCGAAATATGTCAGTAACGATGAAAAAATCGCGACAGTAAAGCCAACAGGACTGGTGACTGCGACTGGCATTGGTGAGACGCGATTGGTCGTAACGTTTGAAGACAAGACGATCGAAATCCCGGTAGTGGTTAGTGAAAATGTAGCTTTGACCCCACGTGGCGGTCTTGATAAGCCAGAAAATGGTGAATTAATTGTCGGTGCGTATGAGCTGAAGGGATGGTACCTAAATCCCGCAGGCGTGTCCCAAATCAGTATCATGGTTGATGGCATAAAGGTTGGGGAGGCAACCTATGGTGACCCCAGACCCGATATTGAGGCCAAGTATCCAGCGTATCAAAATGGAAACGCAGGTTTTCATTTTAACCTGGATACGAGAGAAATGAGTGTAGGTTTGCATACAATTACGCTTGCCATTCAAAACAAGAATGGTGAGCAGACAGTTATCGAAGGAAATACGTTCTATATTGGCAATAAACAGCCGGTAGAGGGCCTTCATGCAGATGTTTCCAAGCTGGAACTAACGGCCGAGAATACGCATCAGCTCGTTGTTTCTACGATTCTCGAAGATAAAACGCTAAAAGATGTAACGATGCTGGCTGAATACACTTCTTCGGATGAAAATATCGTAACGGTATCTCCAACTGGTTTCGTAAAAGCAACAGGAATGGGAACAGCGAGTGTGACGATTCGCTATGAAGGACAAACCATCACGATTCCTGTCACGATCCAGGAAAAAATCGCGCTCATACCGCGTTGGGAAGTAGAGAGTCCAGCCGATCACTCTACAATGACGGGAGCCTCTCTCATTAAAGGCTGGTATTTAGATCCGGCAGGTGTAGCAAAGATCGAGGTTCATGCAGATGGGAAATTGGTCGGGGAAGCTCTTTACGGGCAATCGCGACCGGATATCGCGAAGGCGTACCCGGCTTATCAAAATGCTAGTTCTGGTTTTCAGTATTTTTTGGATACAGCCCAAATGACGGAAGGGCAGCACACCATTACGGTGATGGCTGTTAATCAGGAAGGCAAAGAGCAAGTCCTGGCAGAACGTCCCGTGTCTATCGAGCGTGCACAACCAGCCAAGAGTATAGCTGCAAATGTAAGCAAGGTCGAACTATCACAAGGGAATACACAGCAGCTTACCGTTTCGGCTGTTTTGGAAAATGACCAAATCAGAGATGTAACTAGAGAAGTGAAGTACACCCTCGAGGATTCTACAGTTGCCAGCATCTCCAATCACGGAATACTCACGGGTCTTCGGATCGGACAGACCACGGTGATTGTCGACTACCAGGGACAAGTGCTGACGATACCGATCTCGGTAAAAGCTGCTGCTGGAGTGTCCCAAGGGGGATTGGACAGTCCTCTCGACAATGCGACGATTAGCGGAGTCTACCCTGTAATAGGCTGGTTTATCGCCTCAAGCGGCGTCTCGAGCATTGAGGTGTTGGTGGATGGCGTTGTAATCGGGGAAGCCACGTATGGAGTTCCGCGTCCCGAAATCGAGATTACGGATATTTCTTTACCGGGTAGCAACGTTGGATTTCATTACAGCCTCGACACAGGCCTTTTCCAGAAAGGAAAGCATACTATTTCTGTTCGCGGAACAGCCAAGGATGGCAATCAAACGATGCTGGGGTCAAGAACCGTACAGATGGTTGAATTACTCCCGGCCATCGGATTGCACGTAGATATCACCGAGTTGCAGCTTTCTCAAGGAAAGACACATCCACTCACTGTCAAAGCAGAATTGGAGGATCAGAGCAAGCAGGATGTGACCAGGCTAGCCATATATACCGTAGAAGATCCATCTGTTGCAAAAGTGAGTCCAGACGGCGTAGTTACGGCTCTGGCGCAGGGCAATACGAGTCTTACGATCAAATACGGAAATCAGAATATCAAGATACCAATCGTCATTACAGCAGCAGAAGTACGAAAGGCAATCGGCGAAATAGAAACGCCAGCAAATGACGCGATTATCAATGGAACGTATACGATAGCGGGCTGGTTTTTGCATCCTTCTACGCCTACTCGTTATCAGGTCGTCCTTGATGGAAAAGAAGTCGGACAAGCCAATTCAGGAATAGCACGACCTGACATTGCCCTGCTGCATCCAGACTATAAGAATACGCATGCTGGATTCAGCTATACGGTGGATTTGTCCGAGTTGCAATCCGGCCATCACACGGTGACTGTTGTAGTGACGGATAGCGAAGGAAAACAGTACCCGTTGCCAGAGAAAAGCTTCGTGGTTGGAGAAGTAGCTGCGGCGGATAGTTTGAAGCATACGGAATCGGGCATTAGCTTGGCAAAATCGTCGATGCAGAAGCTACAAATTACCGCAACTACCGCTGGTCAAAGTCCAAGAGATGTGACTGCGCATGCCATATATTCGTACGAGAATGCCAATGTGATCCACGTGAGTCCACTGGGGATCGTCACAGGACTCGAAGTAGGAATGACCAAGATTGTTGTCAGTTATGGAGGTCAGACCCTAACCATTCCAGTGGTTGTGACGGAAACAGATTCTGGCCCACTGGTTGCAAAAGGACAGATCGACATTCCGATAGACAAAGCAGAAATTGGAGGAACCACAACGATTCAGGGATGGCTGCTTGATCCCGATGGTGTAGCCAAAATAGAAGTGTTGGTGGATGGGCAGCTACAAGGAACAGCCGTATATGGCGGACCTCGTCCTGACATTTTCGCCCTGTATCCACGCTATGAGAATCCAAATGCAGGATTTCAGTATCTGCTCCATACAATGAGCTTCAATGAAGGCGAGCACAAAATAACTGTACGAGTAACCAACAAAAAGGGAGTAGAAAGTCTCGTCTTCGATAAAGAAGTAACAGTTGGCCCCGTAACAGGGATTACTACCAATCTCCCCAAAATTGATCTTGAGAAAGAAAAGACCGTTTCTCTCACTGTGGTTGCCTCTTATCGGGACAAGAGTACGAAGGACGTAACAGGCGCAGTCACCTACGCGATTCAAGACCCAGCCATTGCAAAAGTAGACGCTACTGGTGTGATAACGGGTCTAGCGCCAGGGAATACCGTTCTGTCCGTCACTTATGCTGGCATTGTTCAGCAAGTGCCTGTTCATGTGAAGGGCGGCGCTTTGATGGCGACAGGTGCGATTGATGCTCCAGGAGAGAATGAACAGATTAGTGGAAGCTATAACCTAACAGGCTGGTTCATGACCTCCGGTGAAGTGGAAAAAATCGAAGTGTTAATGGATGGCGTTGCGTTGGGTGAGGCGAAATATGGACTGGATCGCCCGGATATTTTGCGAATGTACCCAGAGGCACCTCCTGTAAAACCAGGTTTTTCGTATCTTTTGGAAGTGAATGATCTGGACTTGGGACAGCATCAGCTGACTGTAGTGGTTACGGAAAAAGACGGGAAACAGACCAGCATGGAAAAGGCGATCACGATTGTGAAGCCGATTCACGACAAATACACCTATTGGCTGCAATTTTCAGATCAGCAGGGCAAGGACAATTGGTCTTACCAAGAGGTGTCAGGGGATCGTCATGCTGATTTGACGTGGAACAAGCAAACAGAAGAATGGAAGAGTCATCACGATACGGCCATCGGGAATACATGGATAAGAGTTGGCAGCTCAAACCCTGTCATCAAATGGGAAGCGCCACGATCAGGAAAAATACAGGTTAGCGGTTGGATTTCCAAAATTCAAATCGATGAGGGCGATGGGGTAAACGTCCGATTGCTGAAAAACGATGAACAAATTTGGCCGTCCACTGGCTGGCAATCTATCGAATTCAACGATGAAATTGGTGTGGAAATTCAAGAAGAACTTGAGGTAGAGCAAGGAGATGCGCTCTTGTTTCAAGTGGATCAAAAAGAAAGCAGCCTCGGGGATTTACTTAAATGGACACCTGAAATTACGTACGTGAGCAACGCCGTTAACGATAATGCGTCTCCCCAAATTTATTTGACCTCTCCCGCTGTGGGAGCAGCAGTCTCTATCGTTGATGGCAAAGATGTTGTCGCGATATCAGGTTTTGCCATGGACCCGAATATAGGAGATCAGGTAAACATTTGGTACCAGCTGGATGATGAAGATCCACAAGAGTTGACGAGATTTACGGCTTCGGAAAAGCACCAACCATTTTTGTTCAACCTACCCACCCATCACCTAAAGCCGGATGTTTTGTATTCTCTTCGGGTCTGGGCAGTCGATCAAAAATCAGGAAGATCACTCAGTGAAAAAGTAGACTTCACTTTGGACATGAGAGCGCAAGCCGAAAAGGAAGACATTGTGGTTGTCGCAAAGTGGACATCTCCGAAGGATGGAACCGAAATTTCAAAAGGAGAAAAGGTTTCACTGACTTGGGATTACGCAAGCTACGGTGGGCACTCCAGTAAAATCGAATCGCAAGAATTGCTCATTTATATTAGCGAAGGTGGGCATGTCACCTCAACGATCCGCGAAAAATTGACAGGCACAGCACGTTCCTACGTTTTTGATACAAGTGTGATAGAGAAAAATGCCCGAGTGGAAGCACGAATTCGCTCGATTATGCCGAAGACGCCTGCTTATGTTTATGGCGGCACTGCGAAGTTGAATTTCAGTGTTCTGGCTGCCAATCAAGCACCGGTCGTATCCAGTACGGAGTTTGTCACCTTGGACAGAGGGCTTACAGGAACCATCAACTATACACTCAATGAAAATGATGTCACGGACAAAATCGTTTCGACAAAATTACGAGTAGGTTTCACACCAGGTGGAAACGAGCTTGGTGAAAAAGAGGAGCTGATCCCGGAGGCTTCCCAGAACAGACAAGTTGTGAGCAGGTACTCCTTCCCCCTTGCAAAAGAGATGCTGCACCAGACCATTTACTGGACAGTGCAGGCGCAGGATAACCGGGGAGCTTGGACACCAGCGGTTAACTATTCCGTTCGACTGGAAGAAGCACTTCCGAAAATCGTGATCTACACGCCGGTTGCCAAGAGAGTGATGGACCTTGATGACATCTTTATATTGGATGGAACATACACGAAGCTTACTTCTGGAGAAACGATTGAAGCCAAAGTGTCCTCCTCTCATTCCGCCAAAAAATTCACAACAACAGGAACAACCGGTCAGTGGGAGCTGAATTGGACGGGGAGGGAAATCGGATCGGGCACGTATGAAAATATCCAGGTGACAGATCCGACTGTAGTCTATTACTACGGAAGCTTAACGGTGGAAGACAAGCCGGATGCACCAAGCATCGTTAACGCAGAGGCAGAAACCAATTCACTCAAAATCTATTGGAGTCCGTCTGTAGGTGCCATTGACTACGGCATCCAGATCGATGGCGGTGGTATCAAAAAAGTGGGCGATGTTACCAGCCATACGATCACGGGCCTTCAGCCTGCGCGTGTGTATACCATCAAACTTTGGGCGTATACTTCAGCCGGGATTAGCAGTTACAGCAGTTCGATTACGGTTGAAACGAAACCAGCAGAAAGCAATTTTAATGGAATGGTCGAGAACAGCCCGGTGCGGATGTATTTCCCTGCAAATGAGGCGAAATACATGATAATCGTTGCCGGAACAAATGGAGCGTATTCATTCACGTTAAACAACGATTCGGGTTTACCAGCAAATGCAACTATCTCCGTCTATAAAGCGGCCAGCTTGCAGGCACATGAGGAGATTGCGGCGGGAGCGAATGGAAGAGTCAACCCCGTGTTTGTTGCAGGAAAAACCTATTATGTAAAAATTGTCGCTAATGATTCTATTTACGCTACGCTTCTGGCAAAGCCAGGGGGAGAGGCTTTTACCTTCAACCAACCAAAGGAAATTACGCTTCAGCCCGGTCAAACAGTAGAGATGATCATGAATACAACCATTCCTGGCAAGTATCGTATGATGACACAATTGAAAAACCAAACAAATAAATATCCGGTTGTCACGGTACTGTCCAATGGAAATGCCGTAACACCAAAAGAAACGCCAACTCCTTCAGAAATCAATTATGAGCTGGGGATGGGCAGCTACACGATCAAATTGAGCAATACCGAGAGTGATCCAGTGAGTGTTTCCTTTACCGTTTTTGCTCCCCTCCCTGGTGGGACTCTTTATGAGTACGTTTACGATCAAAACAATCGGATTAAGGCGATTAAAGAAAATGGCGTAGAATCCGTCACCTTCATTCATGATGAAAATGGAAACATGTTAAAAAGTGTCAAGCATGCAGTGACGCTTCCACCAAAAGGAACCGTACTACATGTGGATCAGGAGAAGGTGGAGGTACGAGCTGGTAGCACGCGACCGATTAAGGTCACAGCAACACTGGAGGACGGCAGTACGCTGGATGTAACAACACAAGGCCTTTACTCGGTAGTAGATTCTCGGGTTGGATTTATCGTGAAAGGTGTTGTGCATGGGATGAATCCTGGAACAACAGAGGCCAGGGTGTTTTACGGCGGACAGTTTAAAATAATAACGATTACGGTTGTACCCTAA